One Algoriphagus sp. Y33 genomic window, ACCGTACTCTTTACGGCTGATTTTACCTTCAATCTCAAATCCTGCCTTAGTCTGTCCATAAGGATCTCCGGCGACACCACCAAATTCCACATCCAGCGTTAGTGGCTTTGTGTTTCCTTTTATCGTCAAATCACCGACTAATTTATAATCTCCACCTTCATTTACAATTTTACCGGCAAAGCTCAATTTAGGATGATTCTCTGCATCAAAGAAATCTGCTGACTTCAAGTGATTATCCCTGTCAGTCTGATTGGTACTGATGCTGTCGATTGAGGTAGAGAATGATACACTTGAACCGTCAAAATCTTCAGAAGCACTTTCTACCTCACCTTCGAATTCCTTGAAATAGCCTGTCACTGTAGAAATCACCAAGTGTTTTACTTTGAAAGACACTTCAGAGTGTGTAGGGTCGATAATCCATTTTGTAGTACTCATAATTTTCTTGTTTTTTAGTTAAATTTTTGTTTGTATTGATATTTAATGT contains:
- a CDS encoding YceI family protein; translated protein: MSTTKWIIDPTHSEVSFKVKHLVISTVTGYFKEFEGEVESASEDFDGSSVSFSTSIDSISTNQTDRDNHLKSADFFDAENHPKLSFAGKIVNEGGDYKLVGDLTIKGNTKPLTLDVEFGGVAGDPYGQTKAGFEIEGKISRKEYGLTWSPVTEAGSVVVSDQVRLILSVQLVKQA